In the Alistipes provencensis genome, TCGGGAGCGCTCTCGACGATCTCGGGCGTCAGCACGATGCGCGTGCAGTTTCCGGGTTTGTCGCGTTGTTCGATGCTCTTGATCAGCAGGTCGAGGGCTTCGGTCCCGAACTGTTCGATGGGCTGACGGACATAGGCGATGGCGGTTTTGTAGATGTCGAAGGCTTCGTTGGTGTCGAAGCAGGCGATGGCAATGTCTTGGGGCACACGCCAGCCGTTGCGGAAGATGGCGCTCAGTCCCTGACCTGCCAAGGTGTTGGTGGCGAAGAGGAAAGCCTCGGCGCGGCGTTGCCGGGCTTCGCGGATAATATCCTCGATCTTGGCGAGTTTGTCATGGCGCAGGTGGTGTATGACGGCGTTTCCGCCCTTTTCATACGCCTGCATGCAGCGGCGGTAGCCCTCTTCGCGCTCGCGGATGTTCGAGAGCCCCATCGAGTAGGAGATCATCTCGATGCGGGAGAACCCACGCCGGATCAGCGCTTCGGTCGTTTCATATCCGGCGCGGCGGTTGTTCAGCACGACGCTGCTGACCTCCAGATCGGGGACCTCACGGTCGAGCAGCACGAGCGGGATGTTCTGGTGGGCGATGTCGCGGATGATCTCGTCCGCACCCTCGCACGGAACGACTATCAGACCGTCGATC is a window encoding:
- a CDS encoding LacI family DNA-binding transcriptional regulator, producing MRTKRVTIKDIATEAGVSIALVSFVMNNKADGKDTYRVNKETAQRILEVAQKLNYQPNNAARTLRSGKTNTIGVIVSDISNKFFADIARCIENHAYKHKYTVLFGSTDENPQKLENLIEVFRNKGIDGLIVVPCEGADEIIRDIAHQNIPLVLLDREVPDLEVSSVVLNNRRAGYETTEALIRRGFSRIEMISYSMGLSNIREREEGYRRCMQAYEKGGNAVIHHLRHDKLAKIEDIIREARQRRAEAFLFATNTLAGQGLSAIFRNGWRVPQDIAIACFDTNEAFDIYKTAIAYVRQPIEQFGTEALDLLIKSIEQRDKPGNCTRIVLTPEIVESAPEDELRSVEQAVAEG